The following proteins are co-located in the Piscirickettsia litoralis genome:
- a CDS encoding agmatine deiminase family protein gives MAKKVKLNLMKCRVFFISWRKKVGLNFKDSSLLNDGGNFVDDYAGNVVISTKFLADNHLSEKQAREKLRTLTGVKHIAFIEADEQGGLEHADGVVSFVGKNTLVINSYPEDLKYSKQLKEDLRQQLPGVKIHEITTPYDGRQIYDNRFGSACGLYTNMLVTKKRIYFPQFGIPQDKLALKQIRAVTSRKVIPVLSSQVCNMGGGVRCMSLQIRGDNARKLLKYAANH, from the coding sequence GTGGCAAAGAAGGTCAAACTCAATCTGATGAAGTGCAGAGTATTTTTTATCAGTTGGCGAAAAAAAGTAGGACTCAATTTTAAAGACTCAAGCCTTTTAAATGACGGGGGTAACTTCGTCGATGATTATGCAGGGAATGTTGTAATCAGCACTAAATTTCTTGCGGATAATCACCTTTCTGAAAAGCAAGCACGTGAAAAATTACGCACTCTAACCGGAGTAAAACATATCGCTTTTATAGAAGCAGATGAACAAGGTGGACTTGAACATGCTGATGGTGTTGTTAGCTTTGTTGGTAAAAATACGCTGGTGATTAACTCTTACCCCGAAGATCTGAAATATTCTAAACAATTAAAGGAAGATTTAAGACAACAGTTACCCGGTGTTAAGATCCATGAAATAACAACCCCTTATGATGGTCGTCAAATTTACGATAACCGCTTTGGCTCGGCGTGCGGCTTATATACCAACATGTTAGTCACAAAAAAACGTATCTATTTCCCTCAATTTGGTATACCACAGGATAAACTTGCATTAAAGCAAATTCGAGCAGTGACATCACGAAAAGTTATTCCAGTGTTATCATCTCAAGTCTGTAATATGGGTGGCGGGGTGCGTTGCATGTCTCTGCAAATACGAGGAGATAACGCACGAAAACTATTAAAGTATGCTGCCAACCACTAA
- the hutI gene encoding imidazolonepropionase, whose product MKWQQVWKNVNLVTMTGADFGVINDGAIAVKDGTIVWLGQEEELNEDYIGIDTQVYNGQGMYLTPGLIDCHTHMVYAGDRANEFAERLAGKSYQEIAENGGGIWSTVQATREADEDTLFDFAEGRLEHWIAQGVTSCEIKSGYGLSLKEEEKILNVIASLKSKMPIDIQATFLGAHCLPKDFNGTHEAYINTVCQMLEQFHQQGLVDAVDGFCENIAFSKEDIRLLFDKAKALNLPVKLHTEQLSDQGGSQVAARFSALSVDHLEYLNLNALEEIKKAGSVAVLLPGAYYYLQEKQAPNVAALREAGIEMAVATDFNPGSSPVTSLPLAMNFACNFFRFNSIRSISGCHG is encoded by the coding sequence ATGAAATGGCAACAAGTTTGGAAAAATGTCAATTTGGTTACCATGACCGGTGCTGACTTTGGGGTAATTAATGATGGTGCAATTGCCGTTAAAGATGGCACGATCGTGTGGTTAGGCCAAGAAGAAGAGTTAAATGAAGATTATATTGGCATAGACACTCAAGTTTATAATGGTCAGGGGATGTATTTAACGCCAGGCTTAATTGATTGTCACACGCATATGGTTTATGCAGGTGATCGTGCCAATGAATTTGCTGAGCGCTTGGCCGGAAAAAGCTATCAAGAAATTGCTGAAAATGGTGGTGGAATTTGGTCCACTGTGCAAGCGACACGGGAAGCGGATGAAGATACACTCTTTGATTTTGCCGAAGGTCGTTTAGAGCACTGGATTGCTCAAGGGGTGACCAGCTGTGAGATTAAGTCGGGTTATGGCCTGTCTTTAAAAGAAGAAGAGAAGATTTTAAACGTCATTGCTTCTTTAAAAAGCAAAATGCCTATTGATATTCAAGCAACTTTTTTAGGAGCGCACTGTTTACCTAAAGATTTTAACGGCACACATGAAGCGTATATAAACACGGTTTGTCAGATGCTAGAACAGTTTCACCAGCAAGGTCTCGTTGATGCAGTAGATGGCTTTTGTGAAAATATTGCCTTTAGTAAGGAAGATATTCGGTTATTATTTGATAAAGCTAAAGCGTTAAATTTACCTGTAAAATTGCACACGGAGCAGCTTTCAGATCAAGGTGGCAGTCAAGTTGCTGCGCGTTTTAGTGCACTATCGGTTGATCACTTAGAGTATTTAAATTTAAATGCACTTGAGGAGATTAAAAAAGCAGGTAGTGTTGCTGTGTTATTACCGGGTGCTTATTATTATTTGCAAGAAAAGCAAGCCCCTAATGTTGCGGCATTACGTGAGGCCGGTATTGAAATGGCAGTAGCCACTGATTTTAATCCAGGAAGTTCACCAGTAACGTCTTTGCCTTTAGCGATGAATTTTGCCTGCAATTTTTTTAGGTTTAACAGTATTAGAAGCATTTCAGGGTGTCACGGTTAA
- the hutU gene encoding urocanate hydratase, with amino-acid sequence MVSINNRIDKARTIKASTGEKKQAKSWQTEAALRMLCNNLDPEVAEKPEELVVYGGIGRAARNWSCFDKITETLKRLENDETLLVQSGKPVGVFKTHEYSPRVIIANSNLVPAWSSWEKFNELDQKGLMMYGQMTAGSWIYIGSQGIVQGTYETFVSAAKKHYQGEMAGRWILTAGLGGMGGAQTLAATMAGASILAVECDPTRIEKRIQSGYLDIKTESLDEALTLIEKSCKEKKALSVGLLGNAAEVLPELIKRGIKPDFVTDQTSAHDPLNGYLPMGWSLEQAEKMRLENPEQVVKAAKESMAIHVKAMLEFHKLGIPTFDYGNNLRQMALEAGVKNAFDFPGFVPAYIRPLFCEGVGPFRWAALSGNPEDIYKTDQKVKELLPDNKHLHQWLDMAREKIQFQGLPSRICWVGLKDRARLGLAFNEMVKNGELSAPIVIGRDHLDSGSVASPNRETESMQDGSDAVSDWPLLNALLNTASGATWVSLHHGGGVGMGFSQHAGMVIVADGSDRAHESLSRVLWNDPATGVMRHADAGYQQAIDCAHENNLDLPMINGKNN; translated from the coding sequence ATGGTGAGTATTAACAATCGAATTGATAAAGCACGTACAATAAAAGCGAGTACCGGAGAGAAAAAACAGGCTAAATCTTGGCAGACCGAAGCGGCACTGCGTATGCTCTGCAATAATTTAGATCCAGAAGTGGCGGAGAAACCAGAAGAATTAGTTGTTTATGGCGGCATTGGCCGTGCGGCACGGAATTGGTCTTGTTTTGATAAAATTACTGAAACATTAAAGCGTTTAGAAAATGATGAAACTTTACTCGTTCAATCAGGGAAGCCTGTCGGCGTATTTAAAACTCATGAATACTCTCCACGGGTGATCATTGCTAATTCTAATTTAGTTCCTGCTTGGTCGAGCTGGGAAAAGTTTAATGAATTAGACCAAAAAGGCCTGATGATGTATGGGCAAATGACTGCAGGCTCTTGGATTTATATTGGTAGTCAGGGCATTGTTCAGGGAACTTATGAGACCTTTGTCAGTGCGGCGAAAAAACACTATCAAGGTGAGATGGCTGGGCGTTGGATTTTAACGGCAGGTTTAGGAGGCATGGGCGGTGCGCAAACCTTAGCGGCAACGATGGCAGGGGCGAGCATATTGGCAGTAGAGTGCGACCCAACACGTATAGAAAAACGTATTCAATCGGGCTATTTAGATATTAAAACAGAAAGTTTAGATGAGGCTTTAACCTTAATTGAAAAATCTTGCAAAGAGAAAAAAGCCCTATCTGTGGGCTTATTAGGCAATGCAGCTGAGGTTTTGCCAGAATTGATAAAGCGCGGTATTAAGCCTGATTTTGTGACAGACCAAACCAGTGCACATGACCCTTTAAATGGCTATTTGCCGATGGGGTGGAGTTTGGAGCAGGCGGAAAAAATGCGCTTAGAAAACCCTGAGCAAGTGGTGAAAGCGGCAAAAGAATCAATGGCAATTCATGTCAAAGCGATGCTGGAGTTTCATAAATTAGGGATTCCGACCTTTGATTATGGCAATAATTTACGGCAGATGGCCTTAGAGGCTGGTGTGAAAAATGCGTTTGACTTCCCTGGTTTTGTTCCTGCTTATATTCGTCCATTATTCTGCGAAGGCGTTGGGCCGTTTCGTTGGGCCGCATTGTCTGGAAATCCTGAAGATATTTATAAAACTGATCAGAAAGTTAAAGAATTATTACCCGATAATAAGCATCTTCATCAATGGTTGGATATGGCACGTGAAAAAATTCAATTCCAGGGCTTGCCTTCACGCATTTGTTGGGTGGGCTTAAAAGATCGTGCGCGTTTAGGCTTGGCTTTTAATGAGATGGTAAAAAACGGTGAATTATCAGCACCGATTGTTATCGGTCGTGATCATCTAGATTCAGGTTCAGTAGCGAGCCCAAATCGTGAGACTGAAAGTATGCAAGATGGTTCGGATGCGGTGTCGGATTGGCCATTATTGAATGCTTTGCTCAATACGGCCAGTGGTGCGACTTGGGTGAGTTTGCATCATGGTGGCGGCGTTGGTATGGGCTTTTCACAACATGCCGGTATGGTGATTGTTGCTGATGGTAGTGATCGTGCGCATGAAAGTTTATCGAGGGTGCTTTGGAATGACCCGGCAACTGGGGTGATGCGCCATGCTGATGCAGGTTATCAGCAAGCCATAGATTGTGCTCATGAAAATAATCTTGATTTGCCCATGATAAATGGTAAAAACAATTAA
- a CDS encoding response regulator, which produces MKVLLAEDSTAMADLECEVLRRLTHTPLSLIRARDGQEVMELIKSGEQQVDLIILDWHMPNCTGLDVLRFIRERDSVTPILMVTSESKTASIVRAVNEGVTEYIVKPFTVKDLSDKVSKYMID; this is translated from the coding sequence ATGAAGGTATTACTCGCAGAAGATTCAACCGCGATGGCTGATCTCGAGTGTGAAGTCCTAAGACGTTTAACTCATACTCCACTTTCATTGATTCGCGCCCGTGATGGGCAAGAGGTGATGGAGCTTATTAAATCAGGTGAGCAGCAGGTTGATTTAATCATCCTTGATTGGCATATGCCAAACTGTACGGGATTGGATGTATTGCGCTTTATTCGTGAACGCGATAGCGTGACGCCTATTTTAATGGTTACTTCTGAGTCGAAAACAGCGTCTATTGTAAGGGCTGTGAATGAAGGGGTGACTGAGTATATCGTCAAGCCCTTTACGGTGAAGGACTTGAGCGATAAAGTATCAAAATACATGATCGATTGA
- the hutH gene encoding histidine ammonia-lyase, translating into MQLINIDHSPLSLVTLKHIIDGPVTLKVTEAVWQDVRKSREVVMNVIAEDKTVYGINTGFGILAKRSISHDQLEELQKNIILSHAAGVGEYLDDDTVRLILVLKLKALLRGHSGISETVANALIALVDHEVYPCIRAQGSVGASGDLAPLSYIGAVLLGEGEVRVNGEIMPAREGLNRAGLKPVTLGAKEGLALNNGTQVSTAICLKNYFVLEDLLLASMACGAMAIDASGGTDTPFDDRIHQARGQQGQIDVAAHYRSLLQGSALLESHRNQRGRVQDPYSLRCQPQVLGACLDQLRHAANILAAEANSVTDNPLIFADENEILSGGNFHAEPVAFAADNLALVAAEIGSLSERRLALLVDEHFSGLPAFLVPGNGVHSGFMIAQVTAAALVSENKQLSHPASVDSIPTSANQEDHVSMATHGARRLGKMADNLQKTLAIELLAVCQGIDLRAPLQSSKPLMQVLTCLRETVSFYEVDRFFDPDIEKAAQLLQKFAWRELSQEKLLPSQRE; encoded by the coding sequence ATGCAGTTAATTAATATTGATCACTCTCCTTTGAGTTTGGTGACACTTAAACATATTATCGATGGACCGGTAACATTAAAAGTGACTGAGGCGGTTTGGCAGGATGTGCGCAAAAGCCGCGAGGTGGTGATGAATGTCATCGCTGAAGATAAAACCGTTTATGGCATTAATACCGGTTTTGGTATTCTTGCCAAACGCTCGATTAGTCATGATCAGCTCGAAGAGTTACAGAAGAACATTATTCTCTCACATGCTGCAGGGGTTGGAGAATACCTTGATGATGATACAGTACGGTTAATTTTAGTCTTAAAGCTAAAAGCCTTGTTGCGTGGTCACTCGGGCATTAGTGAAACGGTTGCCAATGCTTTAATTGCACTTGTTGATCACGAAGTTTATCCATGCATTCGTGCGCAGGGCTCTGTAGGGGCGTCGGGGGATCTTGCCCCTTTATCTTATATTGGAGCTGTATTACTCGGTGAAGGTGAGGTGCGAGTCAATGGTGAAATCATGCCAGCTCGCGAGGGCTTGAATCGGGCTGGTTTAAAGCCTGTTACTTTAGGTGCTAAAGAAGGCCTCGCCTTAAATAATGGCACACAAGTGTCTACAGCGATTTGTTTAAAGAATTATTTTGTTCTAGAGGACTTATTGCTAGCAAGTATGGCCTGTGGGGCGATGGCGATTGATGCTTCAGGGGGAACCGATACGCCGTTTGATGATCGTATCCATCAAGCGCGAGGGCAGCAAGGGCAGATTGATGTTGCAGCACATTATCGCTCTTTATTGCAAGGCAGTGCCTTGTTGGAAAGTCATCGCAATCAACGGGGGCGGGTGCAAGACCCTTATTCATTGCGTTGTCAGCCGCAAGTGTTAGGCGCTTGTTTAGATCAATTGCGTCATGCTGCGAATATTTTAGCAGCCGAAGCGAATTCGGTGACGGATAACCCTTTAATTTTTGCTGATGAGAATGAAATATTATCTGGCGGTAATTTCCACGCTGAGCCGGTTGCCTTTGCCGCAGATAATCTGGCTTTAGTCGCAGCTGAGATAGGTTCGTTATCAGAGCGCCGTTTGGCCTTATTAGTCGATGAGCATTTTAGCGGTTTGCCAGCCTTTTTGGTCCCGGGTAATGGAGTGCACTCGGGTTTTATGATTGCTCAAGTGACCGCCGCCGCACTAGTCAGTGAAAATAAGCAGCTTTCTCATCCGGCCAGCGTGGATAGCATTCCAACCTCGGCCAATCAGGAGGATCATGTCAGTATGGCGACACACGGGGCGCGTCGTCTTGGCAAAATGGCGGATAATTTGCAAAAAACGTTAGCCATTGAACTATTAGCCGTGTGTCAGGGTATTGATTTGCGCGCACCTTTACAAAGCTCAAAACCGTTGATGCAGGTATTAACTTGCTTGCGTGAGACGGTGAGCTTTTATGAAGTGGATCGTTTTTTTGATCCAGATATTGAAAAGGCGGCACAGTTGTTGCAGAAATTTGCCTGGAGAGAGTTAAGTCAAGAGAAGTTGTTGCCTAGTCAGCGTGAGTAG
- a CDS encoding universal stress protein, which produces MVESLGVDLVIVGRHNKMDFSWLLGSTTNAIIHAAQCDVLVLHE; this is translated from the coding sequence TTGGTTGAATCGCTTGGCGTAGACTTAGTGATTGTTGGCCGGCATAACAAGATGGACTTTAGTTGGTTGCTAGGATCAACAACAAATGCCATTATTCATGCAGCGCAATGTGATGTGCTTGTTTTACATGAATAG
- a CDS encoding pyridoxine 5'-phosphate oxidase C-terminal domain-containing protein has product MHPLALAFWGGYRLIANEVEFWQGQENRLHQRVLYQLTNGHWQKSTIAP; this is encoded by the coding sequence ATGCACCCCCTCGCCCTGGCATTTTGGGGAGGTTATCGATTAATTGCAAATGAAGTCGAATTTTGGCAAGGGCAAGAAAATCGCTTACATCAACGAGTCTTGTATCAATTAACTAATGGTCATTGGCAAAAATCAACGATCGCGCCATAA
- the pdxH gene encoding pyridoxamine 5'-phosphate oxidase, whose translation MKISHIRREYSGQTLTLENSAKNPIDQFTTWLEEVTGTEATDPTAMTLATVDANGHPDLRIVLLKGVSEQGFNFFTNYNSAKGQELTQTPHAAVNFYWPSLTRQVKIRGSVEKLTESESDHYFKSRPKGSQIAAIASPQSQTIDQEQLLQDFKILEEKFQNQDAPPRPGILGRLSINCK comes from the coding sequence ATGAAAATATCACATATACGCCGCGAATATTCCGGCCAAACGCTCACCTTAGAAAATTCAGCAAAAAATCCAATTGACCAATTTACCACTTGGCTAGAGGAAGTCACAGGCACAGAGGCTACCGACCCCACTGCAATGACGCTCGCCACCGTGGATGCGAACGGCCACCCAGACCTTAGAATTGTCCTTTTAAAAGGAGTCAGTGAACAAGGTTTTAACTTTTTTACAAATTATAACAGTGCCAAAGGCCAAGAACTCACTCAAACTCCTCATGCCGCCGTTAACTTTTATTGGCCCAGCCTCACTCGCCAGGTTAAAATTCGCGGTAGTGTTGAGAAATTAACTGAAAGTGAATCTGACCACTACTTTAAAAGTCGTCCCAAAGGCAGCCAAATCGCTGCTATCGCCTCTCCACAAAGCCAAACAATTGACCAAGAACAACTTCTGCAAGACTTTAAAATTTTAGAAGAAAAGTTCCAGAACCAAGATGCACCCCCTCGCCCTGGCATTTTGGGGAGGTTATCGATTAATTGCAAATGA
- a CDS encoding arginase family protein: MQLIDQAPSVWQGRDDGRGAKRFFQAVQVLEYQQLSQQYDIALTGFCSDEGVKRNLGRPGAFDGPKVLRQALASFSVHNEFNIADLGDIQCQDDNLELAQAKLAALSEQLALKNILSIALGGGHEIAWGHGQGLFKAAFEQGKK; this comes from the coding sequence GTGCAGTTGATTGATCAAGCGCCGAGTGTGTGGCAAGGGCGTGATGATGGGAGAGGAGCCAAGCGCTTTTTTCAAGCGGTACAGGTTTTAGAGTATCAGCAGTTAAGCCAACAGTATGATATCGCTTTAACGGGTTTTTGTTCAGATGAAGGGGTGAAGCGTAATTTAGGTCGCCCAGGGGCGTTTGATGGCCCTAAAGTACTTAGGCAAGCATTGGCGAGTTTCTCTGTACATAATGAATTTAATATTGCTGATCTTGGTGATATTCAATGTCAGGATGATAATCTTGAATTAGCACAGGCCAAACTTGCAGCATTGAGCGAACAATTAGCGCTAAAAAATATCTTGTCGATTGCCTTGGGTGGGGGACATGAAATTGCTTGGGGGCATGGTCAAGGCTTATTTAAAGCAGCATTTGAGCAAGGAAAAAAATAG
- a CDS encoding arginase family protein: MINLDAHLDLRPLVNGVQGSSGTPFKQLADFCKDNNQEFYYCCIGVQPYANTSLLFETARSLNVNMIQACDVKNNYSQAKEKIAQFCQPLDVVYLTLCMDVFAQNIAPAVSAPQALGLYSEQVQTLLQDIINMVDLIGFDIAELAPCYDQGCQTARLAAYLLNDVIHLWQEKKQ, from the coding sequence GTGATTAACCTCGATGCGCATTTAGATTTAAGGCCCTTAGTGAATGGGGTACAAGGCTCATCAGGAACACCTTTTAAGCAGCTTGCTGATTTTTGTAAGGATAATAATCAGGAATTTTATTATTGCTGCATCGGTGTGCAGCCTTATGCGAATACAAGCTTACTTTTTGAAACAGCTCGTTCTTTAAATGTAAACATGATTCAGGCATGTGATGTCAAAAATAATTACTCACAAGCGAAAGAAAAAATAGCCCAGTTTTGCCAGCCGCTAGATGTTGTTTATTTAACTTTGTGTATGGATGTGTTTGCTCAAAATATTGCACCAGCTGTGAGTGCACCACAGGCTCTGGGCTTATATTCTGAGCAGGTACAAACATTACTACAAGATATTATTAATATGGTCGATTTGATTGGTTTTGATATTGCAGAGCTTGCACCTTGTTATGATCAAGGCTGTCAAACGGCACGTCTTGCAGCTTATTTACTCAATGATGTTATACACCTTTGGCAGGAGAAAAAACAATGA
- a CDS encoding dihydroorotase, which produces MTTILITNATIINEGKATEADLFIKNGRIDQIGSDLNHKPAKQIIDAKDKLLIPGMIDDQVHFREPGLTHKGEMRTESRAAAAGGITSVMEMPNVSPPTTTLAALRAKFDHAANRFSTNYSFYLGTTNDNLDQIKQLNPNEACGVKVFMGASTGNMLVDDPKILDELFKVCPTLLATHCENTPMILANEQKYREQFGDDVPMGCHPAIRSEEACYASSSLAVELAKRHDTRLHVLHLTTAKELELFTKGDHNKKRITAEACVHHLFFNDDDYDTLGALIKCNPAIKTENDRLGILNAISEDLIDVIATDHAPHTWQEKQNSYFNAPSGLPLVQHALLSLLEHQQRGLFPIETIVKKTSHAVADIYQIKERGYIREGYHADIVLIDPNSPYEVSTDNILYKCAWSPFNGYKFNNTIMSTIINGKLVYHHGDFYEENIGKPLEFNR; this is translated from the coding sequence ATGACAACAATATTGATCACCAACGCAACGATCATCAATGAGGGTAAAGCCACAGAAGCAGACCTTTTCATTAAAAATGGTCGTATTGATCAGATCGGCAGTGACTTAAACCATAAGCCAGCCAAACAAATCATCGACGCCAAAGACAAGTTACTCATCCCAGGCATGATTGATGATCAGGTCCACTTTCGTGAGCCCGGCTTAACTCATAAAGGCGAGATGCGCACAGAGTCTCGAGCCGCCGCAGCAGGAGGCATTACTAGCGTAATGGAAATGCCCAATGTCTCCCCACCAACAACAACATTAGCTGCGCTCAGAGCTAAGTTTGACCATGCTGCAAACCGCTTTAGCACCAATTATTCTTTTTATTTAGGCACAACTAACGATAACCTTGACCAAATTAAACAACTTAACCCCAATGAAGCCTGTGGAGTCAAAGTATTTATGGGAGCTTCAACGGGCAATATGCTCGTTGATGACCCTAAAATTCTCGATGAACTCTTTAAGGTCTGCCCAACACTATTGGCAACACATTGTGAAAATACACCGATGATTTTAGCCAATGAGCAAAAGTACCGCGAACAATTCGGTGATGATGTGCCAATGGGTTGCCATCCTGCGATTCGTTCAGAAGAAGCCTGCTATGCCTCTTCATCACTCGCTGTAGAGCTTGCCAAGCGCCATGACACACGCCTCCACGTTTTACACCTAACAACAGCAAAAGAACTCGAATTATTCACAAAAGGCGACCATAACAAAAAACGTATCACCGCCGAGGCTTGCGTACATCATTTATTCTTTAATGATGATGATTATGATACGCTCGGTGCTTTAATCAAATGCAACCCGGCCATTAAAACGGAAAATGACCGCCTTGGCATACTGAATGCCATTAGCGAAGATCTAATCGATGTCATTGCAACAGACCATGCCCCCCATACTTGGCAAGAAAAACAAAACAGCTATTTTAATGCACCTTCTGGTCTGCCTTTAGTTCAGCATGCCTTATTAAGCTTACTGGAACATCAACAACGTGGCTTATTCCCGATTGAAACTATCGTTAAGAAAACCAGCCATGCTGTTGCCGATATTTATCAAATTAAAGAGCGTGGCTATATCCGCGAAGGCTACCATGCTGATATCGTCCTAATTGACCCGAACAGCCCCTATGAAGTCTCTACGGATAATATCCTTTATAAATGTGCTTGGTCACCTTTCAACGGCTATAAGTTTAATAATACGATTATGTCTACAATTATTAACGGCAAGCTCGTTTATCATCATGGTGACTTTTATGAAGAAAATATCGGCAAGCCTTTAGAGTTTAACCGTTAA
- a CDS encoding APC family permease, protein MVVSVDSVRNLPSLALFGHYLPAFFLVAVLFFLLPVSFISAELSAVFSKDECNGIYHWVANAYNDHAGMFAIWSQWGSNAIWFPANLLFMSSTFLTIISPNLASSHLITTIIMIAIFLFVTLLNLKGVKESAVVAFLCMIMGVVIPVILLLASFIFWLIKGYPLQFFLSLSHLVFPLNSSNIAALTAIIISFLGMELSSVHVSRVINPKKTYTLAIWVATILVVAIMFLGAISIALILPKDSINIYNGLSATFSTIFSKFNLTILTPAIIIMIVLGSLGSAISWSISPAKGMAEAAQKGFLPKVLAKENNAGSPYNMLILQAIIISCLSLSLMFFNNISNFYWILISLNTEVYLLMYLLMFASAIKLRKSGNYSKTIIQSDFLFYMIAIAGIIGTLFAFIVGFIPSSAVIQGMSTATYLTIYIAGVIIMCLLFLLFVFYKKHTAPDKYNRNSIALASS, encoded by the coding sequence ATGGTTGTCTCCGTAGACAGTGTTCGTAACTTACCTTCCCTTGCGCTTTTTGGCCATTATTTACCTGCTTTCTTCTTGGTCGCCGTACTCTTTTTCCTACTGCCTGTTTCATTTATTTCTGCCGAGCTAAGTGCTGTATTTTCTAAAGATGAGTGCAATGGCATTTATCATTGGGTCGCAAATGCCTATAACGATCATGCCGGCATGTTTGCAATATGGTCACAGTGGGGCAGTAATGCAATCTGGTTCCCTGCCAATTTACTTTTTATGTCTTCAACATTTTTAACGATTATTTCCCCTAATCTTGCTTCAAGCCATCTCATCACAACAATTATAATGATTGCTATATTCTTATTTGTGACACTACTTAACTTAAAAGGGGTTAAAGAATCTGCTGTAGTTGCTTTTTTATGTATGATCATGGGTGTTGTGATTCCAGTTATTTTGCTACTCGCCTCTTTTATTTTTTGGCTAATCAAAGGCTATCCATTACAATTTTTTCTTTCTCTCAGCCACTTAGTTTTTCCATTAAACAGCTCCAATATAGCAGCTCTTACCGCGATTATTATTTCATTTTTGGGCATGGAATTGTCATCAGTTCATGTTAGTCGAGTGATCAATCCTAAAAAAACTTACACACTTGCTATTTGGGTTGCAACCATACTTGTTGTCGCTATTATGTTCCTTGGCGCTATTTCTATCGCTCTTATTTTGCCCAAAGATAGCATCAATATTTATAATGGTCTTTCTGCAACTTTTTCAACTATTTTCTCTAAATTTAATTTAACAATATTAACACCTGCAATTATCATCATGATTGTGTTAGGTTCACTAGGTTCAGCTATTAGCTGGTCTATTAGCCCGGCCAAAGGCATGGCAGAGGCTGCACAAAAAGGCTTTCTACCTAAAGTATTAGCAAAAGAAAATAATGCCGGTTCTCCTTATAACATGCTTATTCTCCAAGCTATCATTATCTCTTGTTTATCACTTAGCTTAATGTTCTTTAATAATATTTCTAATTTTTACTGGATTTTAATTTCTTTGAACACAGAAGTTTACTTGCTCATGTACTTACTTATGTTTGCATCAGCAATAAAATTAAGAAAGAGTGGAAACTATAGTAAAACTATTATTCAAAGTGATTTTTTATTCTATATGATTGCTATCGCTGGCATCATTGGTACACTTTTTGCATTTATCGTTGGCTTTATTCCATCCAGTGCTGTTATTCAAGGGATGTCAACAGCAACCTATCTAACGATTTACATCGCTGGCGTAATTATCATGTGTTTACTGTTCTTACTATTTGTATTTTATAAAAAGCACACAGCTCCTGATAAATATAATAGAAACTCTATTGCCTTAGCTTCATCATAA
- a CDS encoding universal stress protein yields MTEYKHFLFATDMSEACSKVVEKAKKFSAVFGAKLSVVNFVEPVTM; encoded by the coding sequence ATGACTGAATATAAACATTTTTTATTTGCAACGGATATGAGTGAAGCTTGCAGCAAAGTTGTGGAGAAAGCAAAAAAGTTTTCAGCTGTTTTTGGTGCTAAATTAAGTGTTGTCAATTTTGTTGAGCCCGTGACTATGG